One Rubripirellula reticaptiva genomic region harbors:
- a CDS encoding penicillin-binding protein activator LpoB, whose translation MTLKRSRLFNLLITNVVATTFLSTAAISLSMLGAAGCASHQYGHVLASNDSDLVGSHAAGAATWNPLVDESVAKLLSRCPPAIQTVGFDTIDGMPVGGPIGSALANGPATVCFVGIENKSAEELGDFKDQIYEQIDSQINSAETFRGISRRMVDAALVDTRLRPDSLFLPDNRNRFAASLGRQGTPVDYLLYATITSGTTDRNKSSQRDYTLTLEMVNLHSGDFMKESAKLRKGYSKTRAGKWWNWGLFDQADG comes from the coding sequence ATGACGCTAAAACGATCCCGATTGTTCAACCTGTTGATCACCAATGTTGTGGCAACCACTTTTTTGTCGACGGCAGCCATTTCTTTGTCAATGCTTGGGGCGGCGGGATGCGCTAGCCACCAGTATGGGCACGTTCTAGCTAGCAATGACAGTGATCTGGTGGGCAGTCATGCAGCCGGTGCGGCGACTTGGAATCCGCTGGTCGATGAATCGGTCGCCAAACTGCTGTCGCGTTGTCCGCCAGCGATTCAAACGGTCGGATTCGACACAATTGACGGGATGCCGGTGGGCGGGCCAATTGGATCGGCGCTGGCCAACGGCCCGGCGACGGTCTGTTTTGTGGGAATCGAAAACAAGAGTGCCGAAGAGCTTGGCGATTTCAAGGACCAAATCTACGAGCAAATCGACAGCCAGATCAATTCGGCGGAAACGTTCCGTGGTATCAGCCGCCGCATGGTTGACGCAGCCTTAGTCGATACTCGGTTGCGCCCCGATTCGCTGTTCTTGCCTGACAACCGCAACCGGTTCGCCGCCAGCTTGGGTCGTCAGGGAACGCCGGTCGATTACCTGCTTTACGCGACGATTACGTCGGGTACGACGGATCGCAACAAGTCGAGCCAACGCGACTACACGTTGACCCTCGAGATGGTGAACTTGCATTCGGGCGACTTTATGAAAGAGTCCGCGAAGTTGCGTAAGGGCTATAGCAAGACTCGAGCGGGCAAGTGGTGGAACTGGGGTTTGTTTGACCAAGCGGATGGCTAG
- a CDS encoding M48 family metalloprotease has translation MHLYFFLVVIVSLSCGSLPASDISPVSAALATAMMVTAWVILSHVAARSVALYVRDEKIEPLAGADWLEKQLAAFRWIGLGVAVLCLAGFGLARTLESIPYVADSMFLQAIVLLSPGIVICTGTWSAEHSYGRMLKYTKAGVGNHIGSVWMSFRSGMAWLVVPVLMLLGMSDLVALLPISASATGVVTFAMIAGFVVLGLPWMIRHLFKTERLDVASSDWVNQLMDAAGVRRIRAVRWNTGGTAFNAMVAGFVPPIRTLLLSDRLMDELPRSQIAMVVLHEAAHLRRRHVPMRMLAVLPAWGAGALITRATGNQSWSLVAGSVIGILLTMLILRIVAYRTEHDADVQACRMAVEIASKETGVTDVPATYDEAASTLASALMRVTFDHPSGRKPTWLHPGVAERIAWMNQEGEGETPVIHSFAESA, from the coding sequence GTGCATCTGTATTTCTTTTTGGTCGTCATCGTTTCGCTTAGTTGTGGTTCGTTGCCCGCCAGCGACATCAGTCCCGTCTCGGCTGCACTCGCGACCGCGATGATGGTGACCGCGTGGGTGATCCTAAGCCACGTCGCTGCGCGAAGTGTTGCGTTGTACGTTCGCGACGAAAAGATCGAACCTCTTGCCGGCGCCGACTGGTTAGAAAAACAGCTTGCTGCGTTCCGCTGGATCGGATTGGGTGTTGCTGTCTTGTGTTTGGCCGGATTCGGTTTGGCTCGTACGCTGGAGTCGATTCCGTATGTTGCCGATTCGATGTTCTTGCAAGCGATCGTGTTGTTGTCGCCAGGAATCGTGATTTGTACAGGGACTTGGTCGGCCGAGCACAGTTACGGTCGCATGCTGAAGTACACCAAGGCTGGCGTCGGCAATCACATCGGTTCGGTGTGGATGTCCTTTCGCAGCGGAATGGCGTGGCTGGTGGTTCCCGTTTTGATGTTGTTGGGAATGTCGGACTTGGTTGCGTTGTTGCCGATCAGCGCCTCGGCGACCGGCGTGGTGACCTTTGCGATGATCGCTGGGTTTGTCGTGCTGGGATTGCCCTGGATGATTCGGCATCTGTTCAAGACCGAACGGCTGGACGTGGCATCGAGCGATTGGGTGAATCAGTTGATGGATGCGGCGGGAGTTCGCCGGATTCGCGCGGTGCGATGGAACACTGGCGGAACGGCATTCAATGCGATGGTCGCCGGGTTTGTGCCGCCGATCCGAACGCTGTTGTTGTCGGATCGTTTGATGGATGAACTGCCTCGCTCGCAGATCGCCATGGTCGTGCTGCACGAAGCCGCTCACCTGCGTCGTCGTCACGTGCCGATGCGAATGTTAGCGGTGCTGCCAGCCTGGGGGGCAGGAGCGTTGATCACGCGAGCGACCGGTAACCAATCATGGTCGTTGGTTGCCGGATCGGTCATTGGAATTTTGTTGACGATGCTGATTCTGCGCATCGTCGCGTACCGAACCGAACATGATGCCGACGTGCAGGCTTGCCGAATGGCTGTCGAAATTGCATCGAAAGAAACAGGCGTGACCGATGTTCCAGCCACGTACGACGAAGCCGCCAGCACGCTGGCTTCGGCATTGATGCGAGTCACGTTCGATCATCCGTCGGGACGCAAACCGACATGGTTGCATCCGGGCGTTGCCGAACGGATTGCCTGGATGAACCAAGAAGGCGAAGGTGAAACGCCCGTGATTCATTCGTTCGCCGAATCGGCCTAG
- the tig gene encoding trigger factor, which produces MSTSTENQITDVAEEKKPLKLDIKVESPQACLREVIVTIEQSEVQRYLKNAYDELVPEAQVPGFRNGRAPRKLVEKQFKDRVEEQVKGSLLMDSLAQITEADSFNAIGEPNFDYNAINIPESGDFKFQFEIEVRPEFKTPEWKGIKLNKPVEEISDDDVQEALDRVLARYATLEATDGPAEVGDKLLITAKFKLDGKVLTSMDEERVDLDDRLSFSDAVCEGFGKLMVGVKEGETRSGKVTVADGATDEAMRGKELDVVFSVVEVLKLEHPEMTDEFLAELGDFESEQELRDFVRDSLTRQADYRTQQAVRKTVVDLLAGSADFELPATLVKRQTARELERKVLELRRNGFDDDMIRRFVNASRQNAQATTESALREHFILEQIAEEQKIDAEEADYAAEIALIAQQSDVPERRVRARLEKQGQMDALRNQIVERKVIELVVESAKVTEEPVDKKTGEEPSEFAVYHNVLPTKDAEAIPTAKYADDSPKEAEKKTERDED; this is translated from the coding sequence ATGTCCACCTCCACCGAGAACCAAATCACCGACGTCGCTGAAGAAAAGAAGCCGCTGAAGTTGGATATTAAGGTCGAAAGTCCGCAGGCTTGCTTGCGGGAAGTGATCGTTACCATCGAGCAGTCCGAAGTTCAGCGTTACCTCAAGAATGCTTACGACGAATTGGTTCCTGAAGCCCAAGTGCCAGGATTCCGAAACGGTCGTGCACCTCGCAAGTTGGTCGAGAAGCAATTCAAGGATCGCGTTGAAGAGCAAGTCAAGGGCTCGCTGTTGATGGACAGCTTAGCTCAGATCACCGAAGCGGACAGTTTCAACGCGATCGGCGAGCCTAACTTCGATTACAACGCGATCAATATTCCAGAGTCGGGCGACTTCAAGTTCCAATTCGAAATCGAAGTTCGTCCCGAATTCAAGACGCCTGAATGGAAGGGCATCAAGCTAAACAAGCCTGTCGAAGAAATCTCGGACGACGATGTCCAAGAAGCACTCGATCGCGTGTTGGCTCGCTACGCCACGCTTGAAGCAACCGACGGGCCTGCCGAAGTCGGTGACAAGTTGCTGATCACAGCGAAGTTCAAGCTGGATGGCAAAGTGTTGACCTCAATGGATGAAGAACGCGTCGATCTCGACGATCGTCTCAGCTTCTCGGACGCGGTCTGCGAAGGCTTTGGCAAGTTGATGGTCGGCGTCAAAGAAGGCGAAACCCGATCGGGCAAAGTTACTGTCGCCGATGGTGCCACCGACGAAGCCATGCGTGGCAAAGAACTGGACGTGGTCTTCAGCGTCGTCGAAGTGCTGAAGCTCGAGCACCCAGAAATGACAGACGAATTCCTTGCTGAACTCGGTGACTTTGAATCCGAGCAAGAGCTTCGCGACTTTGTCCGTGATTCGTTGACTCGCCAAGCTGACTACCGTACTCAGCAAGCCGTGCGTAAGACCGTGGTTGATTTGTTGGCCGGATCGGCTGACTTTGAACTGCCTGCAACGTTGGTCAAGCGTCAAACCGCTCGCGAATTGGAACGAAAGGTTCTTGAACTTCGCCGCAACGGTTTCGATGACGACATGATTCGTCGCTTCGTCAACGCTTCACGTCAAAATGCTCAAGCCACCACCGAGTCGGCACTGCGTGAGCACTTTATCCTCGAGCAAATTGCAGAAGAGCAAAAGATCGACGCAGAAGAAGCAGACTACGCTGCAGAAATCGCGTTGATCGCTCAGCAAAGCGATGTGCCCGAACGTCGTGTTCGTGCTCGATTGGAAAAGCAGGGCCAAATGGATGCACTGCGAAACCAAATCGTGGAACGCAAGGTGATCGAACTGGTTGTCGAAAGCGCGAAGGTCACCGAAGAACCGGTCGACAAGAAGACTGGCGAAGAACCATCGGAATTCGCCGTCTATCACAACGTCTTGCCAACCAAGGACGCCGAAGCGATTCCAACAGCCAAGTACGCTGACGATTCGCCGAAGGAAGCCGAAAAGAAGACTGAGCGCGACGAAGACTAG
- a CDS encoding ketoacyl-ACP synthase III yields MPHAQIGKIAVHFPERIESNDMLAEQFPRWDLQLIAEKTGINQRHIAAPGETASDLAVAAAEKLFASGAIDRESIDFILLCTQTPDYPLPTTSCLVQDRLGLSTRCGAMDFNLGCSGFVYGLAVADGLIQSRAAKNILLLTAETYSKYIDDDDRSLRTIFGDAAAATLITPGETPSVWGFQFGSDGSGGDMLIVGDGGARAEQDAIKPRHRKRWNSRLYMDGPSLINFTVEAIPRLVDEILEANGMTDADIDKYLMHQATWKMLDQLRSRMQVSDERLPIDLADIGNTVSCTLPILIERLRSRGETKPGDTNMLVGFGVGLSWAGCLWKDHCEG; encoded by the coding sequence GTGCCGCACGCTCAAATAGGCAAGATCGCCGTTCATTTTCCCGAGCGGATTGAGTCCAACGATATGCTCGCCGAGCAGTTTCCACGTTGGGACCTGCAACTGATCGCGGAAAAGACGGGTATCAACCAGCGTCACATTGCGGCCCCCGGCGAAACCGCCAGCGATCTTGCTGTCGCGGCCGCCGAAAAACTGTTTGCCTCGGGTGCGATCGATCGCGAATCGATTGATTTCATCTTGCTGTGCACTCAGACGCCCGATTATCCGCTGCCGACAACTAGCTGCTTGGTCCAAGATCGACTTGGACTATCGACGCGGTGCGGTGCGATGGACTTCAATCTGGGCTGCAGCGGTTTCGTTTATGGACTTGCCGTCGCTGATGGGCTGATCCAAAGCCGAGCCGCGAAAAACATCCTGCTGCTGACAGCGGAAACGTACAGCAAGTACATCGACGACGACGACCGCAGCCTGCGAACGATCTTTGGCGATGCCGCAGCTGCAACTCTGATCACACCCGGCGAGACGCCGTCGGTTTGGGGATTCCAGTTCGGCAGTGACGGCAGCGGCGGTGACATGCTAATCGTCGGCGATGGCGGCGCTCGTGCCGAACAAGACGCGATCAAACCACGACATCGCAAACGCTGGAACAGCCGTTTGTACATGGACGGGCCGAGCCTGATCAACTTCACCGTCGAAGCCATCCCGCGTTTGGTTGACGAAATCCTAGAAGCGAATGGGATGACGGACGCCGACATCGACAAGTACCTGATGCACCAAGCCACTTGGAAGATGCTGGACCAGTTGCGAAGTCGCATGCAGGTCAGCGACGAACGTTTGCCAATCGACCTTGCCGACATTGGTAACACGGTTTCGTGCACGCTGCCGATCCTGATTGAACGCTTGCGTTCAAGAGGCGAAACGAAACCGGGCGACACGAATATGCTGGTCGGTTTCGGCGTGGGCCTGTCGTGGGCCGGTTGCCTGTGGAAAGACCACTGCGAAGGCTAG